One region of Candidatus Saccharibacteria bacterium genomic DNA includes:
- a CDS encoding DUF3800 domain-containing protein, which produces MSQSTTGPKGQMCVWGYLDETGSLGSPTSGIFGMGLLVTPSPRILHKRVSDLRSQLNYKGEFKFSNVRINSLPLYKKLLDVYFESVNARFTARIYLRDNFRADLHVTGEVYKVYNRISARLISSALDKGKYTQSDYIAVIADDISTQVDDNFESEIRAYLRGKHRRNALFGMSRAESHAFAELQVADVLLGTVAYAFKLKHGLLDTQPNPGKLEIVKHLQAHLGVDSLADNVMVKRKYGHRFEISDKTTELNK; this is translated from the coding sequence ATGAGTCAATCAACAACAGGACCAAAAGGGCAAATGTGCGTATGGGGTTATTTGGATGAGACCGGTTCTCTCGGTTCACCAACATCCGGTATTTTTGGCATGGGCCTGTTAGTCACACCCTCACCGCGCATACTACACAAAAGGGTTAGTGATCTGCGTAGCCAGTTAAACTATAAAGGCGAATTCAAATTTTCTAACGTACGTATTAACAGCCTACCTTTGTATAAGAAATTACTCGACGTGTATTTTGAGTCAGTTAATGCCAGATTTACCGCCCGAATTTATTTAAGGGACAACTTTAGAGCTGATTTACATGTAACGGGTGAGGTTTATAAGGTCTATAATCGCATATCAGCCCGTTTGATCAGCAGTGCCTTAGATAAAGGCAAGTACACGCAGAGTGATTATATTGCTGTTATTGCAGATGATATCTCTACTCAGGTTGATGATAATTTTGAAAGCGAAATACGTGCATATTTAAGGGGTAAGCACAGACGTAATGCCTTGTTTGGTATGAGTCGCGCGGAGTCTCATGCTTTCGCTGAACTGCAGGTCGCTGATGTTCTCCTAGGCACTGTAGCCTATGCGTTTAAGCTCAAGCACGGTCTGTTAGATACGCAGCCCAACCCAGGTAAGCTAGAAATAGTTAAGCACTTACAAGCGCACCTAGGCGTAGATAGCCTAGCGGACAATGTTATGGTAAAGCGTAAGTACGGTCACCGGTTTGAAATAAGTGATAAAACTACAGAGTTAAACAAATGA
- a CDS encoding SDR family oxidoreductase, translating to MNIPISQLIDLSHKTAVITGGAMGIGEAIVRRLHEAGANVVIGDLAQEQMDALAGELNGLRTDSAATWHCDVSKAEDIEALLKVAQDNFGSVDILVNNAGIYPLVKLADMDEAQFSKVLDVNLKGVFFGTKQAAAMMKEQGTGGSIVTVCSIDSLHPSAVGLAAYDASKHGVWGFLKNAALELAEDNIRVNGIAPGGVSTPGTHMGEMNQDLIEQFTALIPMKRFGDPDEMGRVALFLASDLSSYLTGSLIVADGGRLLR from the coding sequence ATGAACATACCTATTTCACAACTCATCGATTTGTCACATAAAACAGCAGTTATTACTGGCGGCGCAATGGGAATTGGCGAAGCAATTGTACGGCGGTTGCATGAAGCCGGTGCTAACGTAGTCATTGGCGACCTTGCGCAGGAGCAAATGGATGCCCTCGCCGGAGAACTCAATGGTTTGAGGACAGATTCTGCGGCAACATGGCACTGTGACGTCAGCAAGGCAGAGGACATAGAGGCGCTGCTCAAGGTGGCGCAGGATAACTTTGGGAGCGTAGATATATTGGTGAACAATGCCGGAATATACCCACTGGTCAAACTGGCCGATATGGATGAAGCACAATTCAGCAAAGTGCTTGACGTAAATTTGAAGGGTGTGTTTTTTGGCACAAAGCAAGCGGCGGCTATGATGAAAGAGCAAGGTACCGGTGGCAGCATTGTGACCGTGTGCTCCATAGATTCACTGCACCCATCTGCTGTCGGACTGGCCGCCTACGATGCTTCGAAGCATGGTGTATGGGGCTTCCTAAAAAATGCTGCACTTGAACTGGCAGAGGACAACATTCGTGTAAATGGCATTGCACCAGGTGGCGTGAGCACACCCGGCACGCACATGGGTGAAATGAACCAAGACCTAATCGAGCAGTTTACGGCACTTATACCCATGAAACGTTTTGGTGATCCAGACGAAATGGGACGTGTTGCTTTGTTTCTTGCAAGTGACCTGAGTAGCTACCTCACCGGTTCCCTTATCGTCGCTGACGGCGGTCGCCTGCTCCGCTAA
- a CDS encoding glycosyltransferase family 4 protein, with product MISFVWPPGEPMVAGAGGSETYTAGHVRELLRRGIPAQVVTIGHGTRDGRKDFPDIPFLALENALQLQELGGQVVFVNRAYDIPTKTKAAIILHCVVPKPSVKHLYKQHIRGKTVIATSIYNAQQWALYLDIPYRHIHIVLPFADPIFGNTPRSKSSKYTRVLYAGRLHPEKGIYTLLEMMHEQAMRKNGYKFSIVMAGQHVETGKSIARMLQGYPYAELLPPQKTIQDMAELLGRSDVLVVPSVYAEPFGMLSIEAQHAGCRVVASNMGGLPETNCGLLTLVEPRNPRALLRGIDQAAVLGAATKRQRAAASSYFSLDASVDALLAVLRR from the coding sequence ATGATTTCATTCGTTTGGCCGCCCGGCGAACCTATGGTCGCTGGCGCAGGCGGGTCAGAAACGTATACTGCAGGACATGTGCGCGAGCTGTTACGCCGCGGGATACCGGCACAGGTTGTCACGATAGGTCATGGTACCCGTGACGGCCGGAAAGATTTTCCTGATATTCCGTTTCTGGCGCTCGAAAACGCCCTGCAGCTGCAGGAACTTGGCGGGCAGGTTGTATTTGTGAATCGTGCCTACGACATACCTACCAAAACCAAAGCAGCCATTATCCTCCACTGCGTTGTACCGAAACCAAGTGTAAAGCACCTCTATAAACAGCACATCCGCGGTAAAACAGTCATTGCGACTAGTATATATAACGCTCAGCAATGGGCGTTGTATCTTGATATCCCGTACCGACACATTCACATTGTTCTGCCCTTTGCCGACCCAATATTTGGCAATACGCCTAGATCGAAGTCAAGCAAGTATACTCGGGTACTTTATGCCGGTAGGCTGCATCCCGAAAAAGGAATCTACACGCTGCTTGAAATGATGCACGAACAGGCCATGCGCAAGAATGGCTATAAATTTAGCATTGTTATGGCCGGTCAGCATGTTGAGACTGGCAAGAGCATAGCCCGGATGCTCCAAGGTTATCCGTATGCTGAGCTTTTGCCACCTCAAAAAACTATTCAGGATATGGCTGAACTGCTGGGTCGGAGTGATGTGCTAGTGGTACCTTCCGTTTACGCTGAGCCATTCGGTATGCTTTCCATAGAGGCACAACATGCGGGTTGCCGAGTAGTGGCGAGCAATATGGGAGGTTTGCCAGAGACAAACTGCGGTTTGCTGACACTAGTGGAACCCCGCAATCCACGCGCACTTTTAAGGGGCATCGACCAAGCCGCTGTGCTTGGTGCGGCCACAAAACGGCAGCGAGCTGCTGCCTCGAGTTATTTTTCGCTCGATGCATCTGTCGACGCGCTTCTAGCTGTCCTGCGCAGGTAA